One window from the genome of Clupea harengus chromosome 19, Ch_v2.0.2, whole genome shotgun sequence encodes:
- the prdm1b gene encoding PR domain zinc finger protein 1: MKLEPAMGNMCEWREADFDLHCTYIVHDQTSDPAFSVPQAMTSIPRNLTFEYGPDNEVTGVFSKEYIPQGTRFGPLQGDIYTKDNVPPQANRKYFWRIYSGGQFLHFIDGHDVRHSNWMRFVNPARSLAEQNLVACQNGQDIYFYTMKPVQPQQELLVWYSQEFSQRLRCQTEDEKQHLKHKHLIDTPKQHLPHWGFTVKPPLSPAWSRSDEEDEKKKEEEERNECDDSSDEKIDVVGILERDTPPDTPEEQQVMDFSKKMEKEEDDETTTVIPEPDSLPSPQSDLMETSLGNQVFRSTPPLAPELPLHLHGLYNHREGLVSSYPLYTPSRPLQPPPYQFLPPYNPHYPPLLLPQYSSPFPGVIPSRGPLRYNTFLGNEGLPFPSMAQPDLPTLAYPPPPGGLKERPPNTSPPSGVPAMLEISPVPKHFPDSPQFQPSSGCEEAINLSLANGKSGPSPRRETPGYKALPYPLKKQNGKIKYECNICLKTFGQLSNLKVHLRVHSGERPFLCHLCKKSFTQLAHLQKHHLVHTGEKPHECQVCHKRFSSTSNLKTHLRLHSGEKPYQCKLCCTKFTQYIHLKLHRRLHSSHEHPHRCALCTAAFLHLPSLQLHQRLCCLASSPALPSNTHHPSLVDLHTVGHLLERFDASPEAEALVRSAAFSHGDGEEALERWLAASMEGREGKEDRGAERRLLQALAAKHSPTAGHQERASVVHFHPRPHGVKIEV, translated from the exons GTCACAGGGGTGTTTAGTAAGGAGTACATTCCTCAGGGGACTCGTTTCGGACCCCTCCAGGGAGACATTTACACCAAAGACAACGTCCCGCCTCAGGCCAACCGGAAGTATTTCTGGAGG ATTTACTCCGGGGGTCAGTTTCTCCACTTTATCGACGGCCATGACGTGCGCCACAGCAACTGGATGCGTTTCGTCAACCCTGCGCGCTCGCTGGCCGAACAGAACCTGGTGGCCTGCCAGAACGGCCAGGACATCTACTTCTACACCATGAAGCCGGTGCAACCGCAGCAGGAGCTGCTGGTCTGGTACAGTCAGGAGTTCTCCCAGCGACTGCGCTGCCAGACAGAGGATGAGAAGCAACACCTCAAACACA agCACTTGATTGATACCCCAAAGCAGCACCTACCTCACTGGGGCTTCACTGTAAAGCCACCACTGAGTCCAGCGTGGTCGCGGAGcgatgaagaggatgagaagaagaaggaggaggaggagagaaacgaGTGCGACGACTCCTCTGATGAGAAGATTGATGTGGTCGGAATCCTGGAAAGGGACACTCCGCCCGACACTCCGGAGGAACAGCAGGTCATGGACTTTAGcaaaaagatggagaaagaggaagatgatgagacCACCACTGTCATCCCAGAGCCTGACTCTTTGCCCTCTCCTCAGTCTGACCTCATGGAGACCAGCCTGGGTAATCAGGTCTTCCGAAGCACCCCTCCTCTAGCTCCAGAGCTCCCCCTTCACCTACACGGCCTCTACAACCATCGCGAGGGCCTGGTGTCCTCCTACCCTCTCTACACTCCCTCCAGACCCCTCCAGCCACCTCCATACCAGTTCTTACCTCCATACAATCCCCACTACCCCCCTCTGCTCTTGCCCCAgtactcctctccttttcctgggGTGATCCCTTCCAGAGGTCCCCTGCGGTACAACACCTTCCTGGGCAACGAAGGCCTGCCTTTCCCCTCCATGGCTCAGCCTGACTTACCCACCTTAGCCTACCCTCCTCCACCCGGTGGCCTGAAAGAGCGCCCCCCAAACACCTCCCCTCCAAGCGGGGTCCCTGCCATGCTGGAGATCTCCCCAGTCCCGAAACACTTCCCAGATTCTCCGCAGTTTCAGCCCTCGTCGGGCTGTGAGGAGGCCATCAACCTCAGCCTGGCCAACGGCAAGAGCGGCCCCTCACCCCGCCGCGAAACGCCCGGATACAAGGCCCTGCCCTACCCCCTGAAgaaacagaatggcaagatcaAGTACGAGTGCAACATCTGTCTCAAGACGTTTGGACAGCTCTCTAACCTCAAG gtGCATCTGCGTGTGCACAGCGGGGAGAGGCCGTTCTTGTGCCACCTGTGCAAGAAGAGCTTCACCCAGCTTGCCCATCTTCAGAAGCATCACCTGGTCCACACGGGAGAGAAACCTCATGAATGCCAG GTGTGTCATAAGCGGTTCAGCAGCACGAGCAACCTGAAAACTCACTTACGGCTCCACTCAGGCGAGAAGCCCTACCAGTGCAAGCTGTGTTGCACCAAGTTCACCCAATACATCCACCTGAAGCTCCACCGCCGCCTGCACAGCTCCCACGAGCACCCGCACCGCTGTGCCCTCTGCACTGCCGCCTTCCTCCACCTGCCCAGCCTCCAGCTCCACCAGCGCCTCTGCTGCTTGGCGTCttcccctgccctgccctcaaATACCCACCACCCCTCCTTGGTCGACCTGCATACCGTGGGCCACCTCCTGGAGAGGTTTGACGCCAGCCCCGAGGCGGAGGCCCTGGTTCGAAGCGCCGCGTTCAGCCACGGGGACGGAGAAGAGGCCCTGGAGCGCTGGCTGGCCGCCAGCATGGAGGGCcgggaggggaaggaggaccGCGGCGCGGAGAGGCGACTACTCCAGGCGCTGGCCGCTAAGCACAGCCCCACCGCTGGCCACCAGGAGCGGGCCAGCGTGGTGCACTTCCACCCCCGGCCACACGGGGTGAAGATAGAGGTGTAA